The following proteins come from a genomic window of Pyxidicoccus sp. MSG2:
- a CDS encoding Uma2 family endonuclease, which yields MSKETKRPATYADLEALPENVVGQIIDGELIVMPRPAGQHGAAHTALIGELYTPFQRGNGGPGGWWFMTEPELHFGDDVLVPDIAGWRIDRMPEDLSAPFFTLAPAWVCEVLSPSTAKLDRHRKSEIYAREGVGHVWLLDPVSRTLEVFQLRDAQWVRRGTWSGEVSVRAEPFEALELELARLWPRMPQPPRPP from the coding sequence ATGAGCAAGGAGACGAAGCGCCCGGCGACGTATGCCGACCTGGAGGCTTTGCCCGAGAACGTGGTCGGGCAGATCATCGACGGCGAGCTCATCGTCATGCCGCGTCCGGCAGGTCAGCATGGGGCGGCGCACACAGCGCTGATTGGTGAGCTGTACACACCCTTCCAGCGAGGAAATGGCGGCCCCGGAGGGTGGTGGTTCATGACCGAGCCGGAGTTGCATTTTGGCGACGACGTCCTCGTTCCAGACATCGCGGGTTGGCGCATCGACCGAATGCCGGAGGACCTGTCGGCCCCCTTTTTCACCCTTGCCCCAGCCTGGGTCTGCGAGGTGCTGTCTCCGTCCACCGCGAAGCTGGACCGCCATCGCAAGAGTGAGATCTACGCGCGCGAAGGCGTAGGGCACGTGTGGCTGTTGGACCCAGTCTCTCGGACGCTGGAAGTGTTCCAGTTGAGGGACGCACAGTGGGTGCGGCGCGGAACCTGGTCAGGCGAGGTCAGTGTCCGGGCCGAGCCCTTCGAGGCGCTCGAACTGGAGCTGGCGAGACTGTGGCCGCGAATGCCTCAGCCTCCTCGGCCTCCGTGA
- a CDS encoding alpha/beta fold hydrolase, with the protein MERRATTHRGCNLSWFVEGQGAPVVLIQGSGVGANGWRPQLDALTSRFQCLCFDNRAYGRSVPSAEPLSLELMAEDVLALMDAQGWQSAHLVGHSMGGLIAQYVARRAKTRVRSLALLCTFANGRAPSKLTPWLVRVGLRTRIGTRRMRQRAFMEMVLTHDELAAVDPDAMAKKLGTLFDRDLAESPPILMQQVKTMARADARPFLSDLAGIPTLVASAEHDRIATPASGRELAQGIPGARYVELSGTAHAMTVTRATEVNALLVEHLEHAEQDSRSATRGARG; encoded by the coding sequence GTGGAACGACGCGCAACGACGCACCGGGGCTGCAACCTGAGCTGGTTCGTGGAGGGCCAGGGAGCTCCCGTCGTGCTCATCCAGGGCTCGGGCGTCGGAGCGAACGGCTGGAGGCCACAGTTGGACGCACTGACGTCACGCTTCCAGTGCCTGTGCTTCGACAACCGCGCATATGGAAGGAGCGTTCCTTCCGCCGAACCGCTCTCCCTCGAGCTCATGGCCGAGGACGTCCTCGCGCTGATGGACGCCCAGGGCTGGCAGAGCGCGCACCTCGTCGGGCACTCAATGGGCGGGCTCATCGCTCAGTACGTGGCCCGGCGCGCGAAGACACGGGTGCGGAGCCTCGCGCTCCTCTGCACATTCGCGAATGGCAGGGCCCCCTCCAAGCTGACACCGTGGCTGGTGCGCGTCGGCCTGCGGACCCGCATCGGCACCCGGCGCATGCGTCAGCGCGCCTTCATGGAGATGGTGCTCACCCATGATGAGCTGGCGGCCGTCGACCCCGACGCCATGGCGAAGAAGCTGGGCACACTCTTCGACCGAGACCTCGCGGAGTCCCCGCCCATCCTGATGCAGCAGGTGAAGACCATGGCCCGCGCGGATGCACGGCCGTTCCTCTCCGACCTGGCCGGCATCCCCACGCTGGTCGCGAGCGCGGAGCATGACCGCATCGCCACGCCCGCCTCCGGCCGCGAGCTCGCGCAGGGGATTCCCGGCGCGCGCTACGTCGAGCTGAGCGGTACCGCCCACGCGATGACGGTGACACGGGCCACGGAGGTCAACGCCCTCCTGGTGGAACACCTGGAGCACGCGGAGCAGGACTCCCGCTCCGCCACGCGCGGCGCCCGGGGCTGA
- a CDS encoding Uma2 family endonuclease: protein MSKETKRPATYADLEALPEHMVGQIIDGELIAMPRPMSPHVMAHSVLLMDLGSAFQRGRGGPGGWWIMDEPELHFGRDVLVPDIAGWRRERMPLMPRVPYFTQAPDWVCEVLSPSTAGLDRKRKREIYAREGISHVWLVDPGTRTLEVFQLQGGRWVERGTWAGDARVRAEPFEVLELELGALWKMEAP from the coding sequence ATGAGCAAGGAGACGAAGCGCCCGGCGACGTATGCCGACCTGGAGGCGCTGCCCGAGCACATGGTCGGGCAGATAATCGACGGCGAGCTCATCGCCATGCCGCGGCCCATGAGCCCGCACGTCATGGCGCACTCCGTGCTGCTCATGGACCTGGGCAGCGCCTTCCAGCGTGGGCGGGGCGGGCCCGGTGGCTGGTGGATCATGGATGAGCCTGAGCTGCACTTTGGCCGGGATGTCCTGGTGCCGGATATCGCGGGCTGGCGTCGTGAGCGCATGCCCTTGATGCCCCGAGTCCCATATTTCACCCAGGCGCCGGACTGGGTCTGCGAGGTGCTCTCTCCTTCCACAGCGGGCTTGGACCGCAAGCGCAAGAGGGAAATCTACGCACGCGAGGGCATCTCGCATGTGTGGCTGGTGGACCCGGGCACGCGGACGCTGGAGGTGTTCCAGTTGCAAGGCGGACGGTGGGTGGAGCGGGGCACCTGGGCGGGTGATGCTCGCGTGCGTGCCGAGCCGTTCGAAGTGCTGGAACTGGAGCTCGGGGCCTTGTGGAAAATGGAAGCGCCCTGA
- a CDS encoding PEGA domain-containing protein, with translation MTPISMCHPKRLALVLLVAMAAGSASAAPARKAPTPRNQQMEEAQRRYERGKEFYEESDFRAALVEFERAYELAPSYRLLYSIAQVQYQLQDYAGALSSFQQYLQEGQADITAQRREEVQREVERLRSRVASLDIVTQPVGAQVSVDDQPVGRTPLSEPVVVSAGRRKVTAELPGEPPVTRMVDVAGMDSVRVQLDFAPPPVPKPAPVAAPVASAPVSAAPGLSARAEPRGFPWKMWTATGALAVGAGVTALLANGAASDLKTQRDTFGVTRAQLDDASSKAKTMALTSDILTGATVVAAGISAFMTFSGGGSSSNASSEASAPSVTVGVGPGSVGVAGAF, from the coding sequence ATGACCCCCATCTCGATGTGTCATCCGAAGCGGCTCGCCCTCGTGCTCCTGGTGGCGATGGCCGCGGGCAGCGCCAGCGCCGCCCCCGCTCGCAAGGCCCCCACCCCGCGCAACCAGCAGATGGAGGAGGCGCAGCGGCGCTACGAGCGCGGCAAGGAGTTCTACGAGGAGAGCGACTTCCGCGCGGCGCTGGTGGAGTTCGAGCGCGCCTACGAGCTGGCGCCCAGCTACCGGCTCCTCTACAGCATCGCCCAGGTCCAGTATCAGCTTCAGGACTACGCGGGCGCGCTGAGCAGCTTCCAGCAGTACCTGCAGGAGGGGCAGGCGGACATCACCGCCCAGCGCCGCGAGGAGGTGCAGCGCGAGGTGGAGCGCCTGCGCTCGCGCGTGGCCTCGCTGGACATCGTCACCCAGCCGGTGGGCGCGCAGGTGTCCGTGGATGACCAGCCGGTGGGGCGCACCCCGCTGTCCGAGCCGGTGGTGGTGAGCGCCGGCCGGCGCAAGGTGACGGCCGAGCTGCCCGGTGAGCCGCCCGTCACGCGCATGGTGGACGTGGCCGGCATGGACAGCGTGCGGGTGCAGCTCGACTTCGCGCCTCCGCCCGTGCCGAAGCCCGCCCCCGTGGCGGCGCCCGTGGCCTCCGCCCCCGTGTCGGCGGCTCCCGGCCTCTCGGCCCGGGCCGAGCCGCGCGGCTTCCCCTGGAAGATGTGGACCGCCACCGGCGCGCTGGCGGTGGGCGCGGGCGTCACCGCCCTGCTCGCCAACGGTGCGGCCAGTGACTTGAAGACGCAGCGGGACACCTTCGGCGTGACGCGCGCCCAGTTGGACGACGCCAGCAGCAAGGCGAAGACGATGGCCCTCACCAGCGACATCCTCACCGGAGCCACGGTGGTGGCCGCCGGCATCTCCGCCTTCATGACCTTCTCCGGCGGCGGCTCCTCCTCCAACGCCTCTTCCGAGGCCTCCGCCCCGTCGGTGACGGTGGGCGTGGGTCCCGGCAGCGTGGGTGTTGCCGGTGCCTTCTAG
- a CDS encoding DMT family transporter, with protein sequence MRTGLLTVLALLGFAANSLLCRAALAGGGRLIDAASFTGVRLVSGAVVLAVLLWARGGRHTGGSWPSALALFVYAAGFSLAYVRIPAGVGALLLFGCVQATMLGTGLARGERPKGREVAGLVLALGGLVGLTAPGVSAPDPVGAALMAGAGMAWGVYSLRGRGNRNPLAATADNFLRSVPLTVALSGVGLLVQGTPHATGHGVALAVASGALASGVGYSLWYAALPHLTATRAAIVQLCVPVLAAVGGVLLLGETVTPRLVVAGAALLVGVLLALSAKAAPRAPVARA encoded by the coding sequence ATGCGGACGGGACTGCTCACGGTGCTGGCGCTGCTGGGCTTCGCGGCCAACTCGCTGCTGTGCCGCGCGGCGCTGGCGGGAGGCGGCCGGCTCATCGACGCGGCGTCCTTCACCGGGGTGCGGCTGGTGTCCGGCGCGGTGGTGCTGGCGGTGCTGCTGTGGGCGAGGGGTGGGCGGCACACGGGCGGCTCGTGGCCCTCGGCGCTGGCGCTCTTCGTGTACGCGGCGGGCTTCTCGCTGGCGTACGTGCGCATTCCGGCGGGCGTGGGGGCGCTGCTGCTGTTCGGCTGTGTGCAGGCGACGATGCTGGGCACGGGGCTGGCGCGCGGTGAGCGTCCGAAGGGGCGCGAGGTGGCGGGGTTGGTGCTGGCGCTGGGCGGGCTGGTGGGGCTGACGGCGCCCGGAGTGTCCGCGCCGGACCCGGTGGGCGCGGCGCTGATGGCGGGCGCGGGGATGGCGTGGGGCGTGTACTCGCTGCGAGGGCGGGGCAACCGCAATCCGCTGGCCGCGACGGCGGACAACTTCCTGCGCTCCGTGCCCCTGACGGTGGCCCTGTCGGGCGTGGGGCTGCTGGTGCAGGGGACGCCACATGCGACGGGGCACGGCGTCGCACTGGCGGTGGCCTCGGGAGCGCTGGCGTCGGGCGTGGGCTACAGCCTGTGGTACGCGGCGCTGCCACACCTGACGGCGACACGGGCCGCCATCGTGCAGCTCTGTGTGCCGGTGCTGGCGGCGGTGGGTGGCGTGTTGCTGCTCGGTGAGACAGTGACACCGCGCCTGGTGGTGGCGGGAGCAGCGCTGCTGGTGGGCGTGCTGCTGGCGCTCTCCGCGAAGGCGGCGCCCCGTGCGCCCGTGGCGAGGGCGTGA
- a CDS encoding DEAD/DEAH box helicase: protein MPPEPAPSSPRSSQEAGGPPFDTDGALLTWLRAHGIEHVTRLSLVMLGPRVEAPLVPQFRMAIAGRRLVELASSESVARWTSEVQPSPKMRELLPRLACRFLEDERAAAEDARASIPERLRPPEEARTHPVHRLLVELRARIPDTVAARPRRWLSPETLQHDAVLPGFKLKEIRCSELPLGAVAGFILPEARLTFSPTEVKADCSCGATACVHMLAAIDTALLWLRQPWTDELGELLEELVRPAWERTLRALERAVEESPSAAAGSELSWRLEVIPSYGVELAPYVHRRNKKGQLSTGSRLTRRRLLQEYGSLLSPTDARLAALLPETAAPASRELLFELANHPRIFLEDTPELVRVERARVGLVAEDRDGTVIVAAGVDGATLPPTLLERVRRSKPDEALFLWDEGSRRLTVLDVSAEARAVLSVLQRHGNAFPPESHGALLERLSRFSQRLPVAMPRSVMGEALPTRNLIVLRLEAQHGGGVRLEVRTRPLPDSGAFVPGEGSRDVHVRRGTTPFHAVRDFVQEREAAEALLARLPLDTASPDEVFPYTFLYTSAHGALTLLKVCAALEPKPELEWTGAPLRLLAGRGPAALKVTVERKRHWFGVLGALSVDGERVELARLLDAARRKERFVHVSAQSYVEIEDALRQHLERLSDHAYLSRHGLEVGPSAAEALSALGAAGAKVESDVAWQKLVERIFAAKELRPRVPATLKTELRDYQLDGFRWLTRLASWNAGGVLADDMGLGKTVQALAVLLDRSRLGPALVLAPTSVAFNWMDEAKRFAPSLRMHLYADAEDRGGTLERLGPKDVLVLSYGLLTRDIERLSSLRFSTVVFDEAQTLKNAATHRFRAARLLEADFRFALSGTPLENHLGELWALFAVVFPELLGSWEAFRERFAAPIEKGIDPTAAPALARVLQPFLLRRTKAQVEAQLPPRTDVRVPVVFSSAEWQLYEDARLAALSELETRKAKLREQERRIEVLAALTRLRLLASHPRLYDPTSTLESSKLKRFMELVEELRAEGQRTLVFSQFTSHLALVREVLDAQGIRYEYLDGQTPQGARAERVRAFQEGTAPLFLISLKAGGFGLNLTAATSVIHLDPWWNPAVEDQASDRAHRIGQERPVTVYRLVARGTLEEQMLALHEHKRALVAGVLEGKDQAGRLTTKELLALLAQKLAPPAPTGDEPPPTRH, encoded by the coding sequence ATGCCTCCCGAGCCCGCGCCGTCCTCCCCTCGCTCCTCGCAGGAGGCCGGAGGCCCTCCCTTCGACACGGATGGCGCACTGCTCACGTGGCTCCGGGCGCACGGCATCGAGCACGTCACCCGCCTCAGCCTCGTCATGCTCGGCCCGCGCGTGGAGGCCCCGCTGGTGCCGCAGTTCCGCATGGCCATCGCCGGTCGCAGGCTGGTGGAGCTGGCCAGCTCGGAGTCCGTGGCGCGCTGGACCTCCGAGGTCCAGCCGTCCCCGAAGATGCGGGAGCTGCTCCCCCGCCTCGCCTGCCGCTTCCTGGAGGACGAGCGCGCCGCCGCCGAGGACGCCCGCGCCTCCATCCCCGAGCGCCTGCGTCCTCCCGAGGAAGCCCGCACGCACCCCGTCCACCGCCTCCTCGTGGAGCTGCGCGCCCGCATCCCGGACACGGTCGCCGCCCGGCCGCGGCGCTGGCTGTCCCCGGAGACCCTCCAGCACGACGCCGTCCTGCCCGGCTTCAAGCTCAAGGAGATCCGCTGCTCGGAACTGCCGCTCGGCGCCGTGGCCGGCTTCATCCTCCCCGAGGCACGCCTCACCTTCTCGCCCACGGAGGTGAAGGCGGACTGCTCCTGCGGCGCCACGGCGTGCGTCCACATGCTCGCCGCCATCGACACCGCCCTGCTCTGGCTGCGCCAGCCCTGGACGGACGAGCTCGGTGAGCTGCTCGAGGAACTGGTCCGCCCCGCCTGGGAGCGCACGCTGCGCGCCCTGGAGCGCGCCGTCGAGGAGAGCCCGAGCGCGGCGGCGGGCTCGGAGCTCTCCTGGCGCCTGGAGGTCATCCCGAGCTACGGCGTGGAGCTCGCCCCCTACGTCCACCGCCGCAACAAGAAGGGCCAGCTCAGCACCGGCTCGCGACTCACCCGGCGACGGCTCCTCCAGGAGTACGGCTCGCTGCTGTCCCCCACCGACGCGCGCCTCGCCGCGCTGCTGCCGGAGACCGCGGCCCCCGCCTCGCGAGAGCTGCTCTTCGAGCTCGCCAACCACCCGCGCATCTTCCTGGAGGACACCCCGGAGCTGGTGCGAGTCGAACGCGCCCGGGTGGGGCTCGTCGCCGAGGACCGCGACGGCACCGTCATCGTCGCCGCGGGTGTGGACGGAGCGACACTTCCCCCCACGCTGCTGGAGCGCGTCCGTAGGTCGAAGCCCGACGAAGCCCTCTTCCTGTGGGACGAGGGCTCGCGCCGGCTCACCGTGCTCGACGTCAGCGCGGAGGCCCGCGCCGTCCTCTCCGTGCTCCAGCGCCACGGCAACGCCTTCCCTCCGGAGAGCCACGGCGCGCTCCTGGAGCGCCTGTCCAGGTTCTCCCAGCGCCTGCCGGTGGCCATGCCCCGCAGCGTCATGGGCGAGGCGCTCCCCACGCGCAACCTCATCGTGTTGCGGCTCGAGGCCCAGCACGGCGGCGGCGTGCGCCTGGAGGTCCGCACGCGTCCGCTTCCCGACAGTGGAGCGTTCGTCCCGGGTGAGGGCTCCCGCGATGTCCACGTGCGGCGGGGCACCACGCCCTTCCATGCGGTGCGCGACTTCGTCCAGGAGCGCGAGGCCGCCGAGGCGCTCCTGGCCCGGCTCCCGCTCGACACCGCCAGTCCGGATGAGGTCTTCCCCTATACCTTCCTCTACACCAGCGCCCACGGCGCGCTGACGCTGCTCAAGGTCTGCGCCGCGCTGGAGCCGAAGCCCGAGCTGGAATGGACTGGCGCGCCCCTGCGGCTGCTCGCCGGGCGCGGGCCCGCCGCCCTCAAGGTCACCGTCGAGCGCAAGCGCCACTGGTTCGGCGTGCTCGGCGCGCTGTCCGTGGACGGAGAGCGCGTGGAGCTGGCACGACTGCTGGACGCGGCCCGCCGCAAGGAGCGCTTCGTCCACGTCTCCGCGCAGTCCTACGTGGAGATTGAAGACGCCCTGCGCCAGCACCTGGAGCGGCTGTCGGACCACGCGTACCTCTCGCGCCACGGCCTGGAGGTCGGCCCGTCCGCCGCCGAGGCCCTGAGCGCGCTCGGCGCCGCGGGCGCGAAGGTGGAGTCGGACGTCGCGTGGCAGAAGCTCGTGGAGCGCATCTTCGCCGCGAAGGAATTGCGCCCCCGTGTCCCCGCGACGCTGAAGACGGAGCTGCGCGACTACCAGCTCGACGGCTTCCGCTGGCTCACGCGGCTGGCCTCGTGGAACGCGGGCGGCGTGCTCGCGGACGACATGGGCCTGGGCAAGACGGTGCAGGCCCTGGCCGTGCTGCTCGACAGGAGCAGGCTCGGCCCCGCGCTGGTGCTGGCGCCCACCTCCGTGGCCTTCAACTGGATGGACGAGGCGAAGCGCTTCGCTCCGTCGCTGCGGATGCACCTCTACGCGGACGCGGAGGACCGGGGTGGCACGCTGGAGCGCCTGGGGCCGAAAGACGTCCTCGTGCTCAGCTATGGCCTGCTCACGCGCGACATCGAGCGGCTGTCCTCGCTGCGCTTCTCCACCGTCGTCTTCGACGAGGCCCAGACGCTGAAGAACGCGGCGACGCACCGCTTCCGCGCCGCGCGGCTGCTCGAGGCGGACTTCCGCTTCGCCCTCTCCGGCACGCCGCTGGAGAACCACCTGGGCGAGCTGTGGGCCCTCTTCGCCGTCGTCTTCCCGGAGCTGCTCGGAAGCTGGGAGGCCTTCCGCGAGCGCTTCGCGGCGCCCATCGAGAAGGGCATCGACCCCACGGCCGCGCCCGCGCTGGCCCGCGTGCTGCAACCCTTCCTCCTCCGGCGCACCAAGGCCCAGGTGGAGGCGCAGCTTCCGCCGCGCACCGACGTGCGCGTGCCCGTGGTGTTCTCCTCCGCGGAGTGGCAGCTCTACGAGGATGCCCGGCTCGCCGCGCTCTCGGAGTTGGAGACGCGCAAGGCGAAGCTGCGCGAGCAGGAGCGCCGCATCGAAGTCCTCGCCGCGCTCACCCGGCTGCGCCTGCTCGCCTCGCACCCGCGCCTCTACGACCCGACCTCCACGCTGGAGTCCTCCAAGCTGAAGCGCTTCATGGAACTGGTGGAGGAGCTGCGGGCGGAAGGGCAGCGGACGCTCGTCTTCAGCCAGTTCACCTCGCACCTGGCGCTGGTGCGCGAGGTGCTGGACGCGCAGGGCATCCGGTACGAGTACCTGGACGGCCAGACGCCGCAGGGTGCACGGGCAGAACGCGTGCGGGCCTTCCAGGAGGGCACCGCGCCGCTGTTCCTCATCTCCCTCAAGGCCGGCGGCTTCGGCCTCAACCTCACCGCCGCCACCAGCGTCATCCACCTGGACCCGTGGTGGAACCCGGCCGTGGAGGACCAGGCGTCAGACCGCGCCCACCGCATCGGCCAGGAGCGGCCCGTCACCGTCTACCGGCTGGTGGCGCGCGGCACCCTGGAGGAGCAGATGCTCGCGCTGCACGAGCACAAGCGCGCGCTGGTGGCCGGCGTGCTCGAAGGCAAGGACCAGGCGGGCCGACTCACCACGAAGGAGCTGCTCGCCCTCCTCGCCCAGAAGCTCGCTCCTCCGGCCCCGACGGGGGATGAGCCGCCGCCCACCCGTCACTGA
- a CDS encoding serine/threonine protein kinase, producing MSAPRDASTRANLLGRYELVTELGQGGMAKVYRARAAGPGGFEKTLVVKCILPHLAQDPQFVEMFLAEARLAARLNHPNLVQIFDFGEAAGAYFLAMEYIDGPTLRALLRRLAAQGQAIPYPLCARIASAVCEGLTFAHEFCDPDTGEALRMIHRDVSPDNILLSRSGNVKLVDFGIAKATSQAPQTQVGTLKGKVPYMAPEQLRNEPLDPRTDVYSLGVVLYEMVAGAKPFEASNEAALMRAILFEPFIPVDARREGAPEALLRIIQRALAKDRETRYADCRQMQADLDRYLLSCGHPVGAQHMAQLISRAGVPVGGSPVVGTPVSGGVSVPWDAPPGSGPPRPATGPSMRAPTEVTPPQPTGPTRPLFLTRGRGVLLLAVGVGALLAGAVAVVLRPSGGGGPPSAPVAANTPPSTGVPAAPGANGAVPSTTGVPGTAPAGTNAEGTVVPPTGVATAVQGATVEGTVVPPAGATAQAPAEPAEVELQVTVTPRKAQLRLDDQPLEGNPFSDTFPRDGRVRTLRVSASGYTTVVKEVRLDRDLALDITLSRRGQESRRPAVVESPPREPAQVQPQSPDFAELPAKPARRKPPRRTLDPDDPWAEQGATPSSETP from the coding sequence GTGTCGGCCCCGCGTGATGCATCCACCCGCGCCAATCTGCTGGGCAGATACGAGCTCGTCACCGAGCTGGGTCAAGGCGGGATGGCAAAGGTGTACCGGGCGCGTGCCGCGGGCCCGGGAGGCTTCGAGAAGACGCTGGTGGTGAAGTGCATCCTGCCGCACCTGGCGCAGGACCCCCAGTTCGTCGAGATGTTCCTGGCCGAGGCCCGGCTGGCGGCGCGGCTCAACCACCCCAACCTCGTGCAGATTTTCGACTTCGGCGAGGCGGCGGGCGCGTACTTCCTGGCGATGGAGTACATCGACGGGCCGACGCTGCGTGCGCTGCTGCGGCGGCTGGCCGCGCAGGGCCAGGCGATACCCTATCCCCTTTGTGCGCGCATCGCGTCAGCGGTGTGCGAGGGGCTCACGTTCGCGCACGAGTTCTGTGATCCGGACACGGGCGAGGCGCTGCGGATGATTCACCGCGACGTCAGCCCCGACAACATCCTGCTGTCACGCAGCGGCAACGTGAAGCTGGTGGACTTCGGCATCGCCAAGGCCACCAGCCAGGCGCCGCAGACGCAGGTGGGCACGCTCAAGGGCAAGGTGCCGTACATGGCGCCCGAGCAGCTGCGCAACGAGCCGCTGGACCCACGCACGGACGTGTACTCGCTGGGGGTGGTGCTCTACGAGATGGTGGCGGGTGCCAAGCCCTTCGAGGCCAGCAACGAAGCGGCGCTGATGCGTGCCATCCTCTTCGAGCCCTTCATTCCCGTGGACGCGCGGCGAGAAGGCGCACCCGAGGCCCTGCTGCGCATCATCCAGCGCGCCCTCGCGAAGGACCGCGAGACGCGGTACGCGGACTGCCGGCAGATGCAGGCGGACCTGGACCGGTACCTGCTGAGCTGCGGGCACCCGGTGGGCGCGCAGCACATGGCCCAGCTCATCAGCCGCGCGGGCGTGCCCGTCGGTGGGAGCCCCGTCGTGGGCACCCCTGTCTCCGGCGGGGTCAGCGTGCCCTGGGATGCGCCGCCGGGCTCCGGCCCTCCGCGGCCCGCCACCGGCCCGTCCATGCGCGCTCCGACGGAGGTCACCCCGCCGCAGCCCACCGGCCCCACCCGCCCCCTGTTCCTGACGCGAGGCCGGGGCGTGCTCCTGCTCGCCGTGGGCGTCGGCGCGCTGCTGGCGGGCGCCGTCGCCGTGGTCCTGCGCCCCAGCGGTGGGGGTGGCCCGCCCTCCGCCCCCGTGGCCGCCAACACGCCGCCCTCCACGGGCGTCCCCGCCGCGCCCGGGGCCAACGGCGCGGTGCCCTCCACGACAGGGGTGCCGGGCACGGCCCCCGCGGGCACGAACGCGGAAGGAACCGTCGTTCCGCCCACCGGCGTCGCCACGGCCGTGCAGGGCGCCACCGTGGAAGGAACCGTCGTTCCGCCCGCCGGGGCCACGGCGCAGGCCCCCGCCGAGCCGGCGGAGGTGGAACTGCAGGTGACGGTGACGCCGCGCAAGGCCCAGCTTCGCCTGGACGACCAGCCGCTGGAGGGCAACCCCTTCTCGGACACCTTCCCCCGGGATGGCCGCGTGCGCACGCTGCGCGTCTCCGCCTCCGGCTACACGACGGTGGTGAAGGAGGTGCGCCTCGACCGCGACCTGGCGCTCGACATCACCCTCTCCCGGCGCGGCCAGGAGTCGCGCCGTCCCGCCGTCGTGGAGAGCCCACCGCGCGAGCCGGCCCAGGTGCAGCCCCAGTCGCCGGACTTCGCCGAGCTGCCCGCGAAGCCGGCCCGGCGCAAGCCGCCCCGGCGCACCCTCGACCCGGACGACCCCTGGGCCGAGCAGGGCGCTACCCCTTCCTCGGAAACCCCATGA
- a CDS encoding substrate-binding domain-containing protein, producing MRPSAFFGGPARALALLLAALAVPAAHAQTNTPTISCPATQVVYVAGSSAVRSFLTVVAPLLAQDTPAYSIVYQSQGSCTGVTAIYSTDPTKRVMKDIPAAGTRAANYAILLKADGSAQECSLPPEGVLVDVGVSDVFASTCSVEAPAGVQIADYEGPIQPMTFVVPVNSTQKSVSAEAAYMAFGMGGNQGKATPWLDPTLFFVRNASSGTQQMIARAISVPADKWWGVDRGGSDGVRKNMKLLLDASSSEKAIGILSTDVADEERSNLRILAFQARGQKCGFLPDSTPFAKDKANVRDGHYPIWGPVHFYTRVENGLPTAAAGALVSRFAAPQLEQALLEAIINKHLVPKCAMKVKRTAEMGPLSPVTTGLRCGCFFDKVANGASSCTPCGGPGDCPSSAPSCNYGYCEQGG from the coding sequence ATGAGACCTTCCGCCTTTTTCGGCGGCCCGGCGCGCGCGCTGGCCCTGCTCCTCGCCGCGCTCGCCGTCCCGGCCGCCCACGCGCAGACGAACACGCCCACCATCTCCTGCCCCGCCACCCAGGTGGTCTACGTGGCGGGCTCGTCGGCCGTCCGCTCCTTCCTCACGGTGGTGGCGCCGCTGCTCGCCCAGGACACGCCCGCCTACAGCATCGTCTACCAGTCCCAGGGCTCGTGCACGGGCGTCACCGCCATCTACAGCACGGACCCGACGAAGCGGGTGATGAAGGACATTCCCGCCGCGGGGACGCGGGCCGCCAACTACGCCATCCTGCTCAAGGCGGACGGCTCGGCGCAGGAGTGCTCGCTGCCGCCGGAGGGCGTGCTGGTGGACGTCGGCGTGTCGGACGTCTTCGCCTCCACGTGCAGCGTCGAGGCGCCTGCCGGCGTGCAGATTGCCGACTACGAGGGCCCCATCCAGCCGATGACCTTCGTGGTGCCGGTGAACTCCACGCAGAAGAGCGTCAGCGCGGAGGCGGCGTACATGGCCTTCGGGATGGGCGGCAACCAGGGCAAGGCCACGCCGTGGCTGGACCCCACGCTGTTCTTCGTGCGCAACGCCAGCTCCGGCACGCAGCAGATGATTGCCCGGGCCATCAGCGTGCCGGCCGACAAGTGGTGGGGCGTGGACCGCGGCGGCAGCGACGGCGTGCGCAAGAACATGAAGCTGCTGCTGGACGCGAGCTCCTCGGAGAAGGCCATTGGCATCCTGTCCACGGACGTGGCGGACGAGGAGCGCTCCAACCTGCGCATCCTCGCCTTCCAGGCCCGGGGACAGAAGTGCGGCTTCCTGCCGGACTCCACCCCGTTCGCCAAGGACAAGGCGAACGTGCGCGACGGCCACTACCCCATCTGGGGGCCGGTGCACTTCTACACGCGGGTGGAGAACGGGTTGCCCACGGCCGCCGCGGGCGCGCTGGTGAGCCGCTTCGCCGCCCCGCAGCTCGAGCAGGCGTTGCTGGAGGCCATCATCAACAAGCACCTGGTGCCCAAGTGCGCCATGAAGGTGAAGCGCACCGCGGAGATGGGCCCGCTGTCGCCCGTCACCACCGGCCTGCGCTGCGGGTGCTTCTTCGACAAGGTGGCCAACGGTGCCTCCTCCTGCACGCCGTGCGGTGGCCCCGGGGACTGCCCGTCCTCGGCACCTTCCTGCAACTACGGCTATTGCGAGCAGGGCGGCTGA